The window TCCAGAATTAAGACAATGTGAGTTTAAGATTGCCTGCGACGTCAACAATCCACTGTACGGACCTAACGGAGCGGCTTATGTGTTTGCCCCTCAAAAAGGAGCAAATCCCGCAATGGTGGAGGAGCTGGATCGTGGCTTATACCTGTTTGCCGGTGTCGCCGAGCGAGAGCTTGGTGTAAATCTTCAAGACATCCCCGGAGCGGGCGCGGCTGGTGGACTTGGAGCGGCATTTGCTGCTTTTTTTAAGGCTGAGATGCAATCTGGTGTTGGGCTGGTGCTGGACAAGATCGGATTAAAGGAAAGCATGGCGGGGGCTGATTTCGTGATAACAGGAGAAGGGAAGCTTGATGGACAAACGTCGATGGGCAAGGCTCCATTGGGAGTTGCTGCGCTTGCACAGGCACAAGGCATTCCGGTTATTGCGTTAGCGGGTGGAGTTACTAAAGAGGCCTCGGTACTGAATGATCTAGGCGTTACTTCTTTTCATTCCATCATCACCGCTCCTATGTCTCTTGAGCAAGCCATGGATCCTATTGAAACGGGATATCATCTAAGAAGTACAACCAAGCAATTATTCAGATTAATTCAAGCAGTGAGAGCTGATGGAAAATAACGGAAAGTAAAAAACCGATCTCTTCTGATCCGTGAGGGGTTGGTATACTTGCATGATAGGAAGGGGATAAACCTTTATGACGAAATTTAAGGTGGTATTAACCAAAGAAACATGGCCTGCTGCCATGGAAAGAATTGAACAGCATTGTGAGGTGAAGTGTTGGAAAGAAGCTGGACCGATTCCACGCACAGT is drawn from Paenibacillus sp. V4I7 and contains these coding sequences:
- a CDS encoding glycerate kinase; this translates as MKVVIAIDSFKGSVSSMEGSREIALGIKEVYPNADIVSFPIADGGEGTVEALVNATGGQLQSVKVTGPLMEPAQATYGITGNGKTAVIEVAAACGLPLVPEAFRNPMLTTTYGVGELIAHAMGQGCREFVIGLGGSATNDAGVGMLQALGYRFKDQEGNDVGPGGNALSMIRRIDSNHACPELRQCEFKIACDVNNPLYGPNGAAYVFAPQKGANPAMVEELDRGLYLFAGVAERELGVNLQDIPGAGAAGGLGAAFAAFFKAEMQSGVGLVLDKIGLKESMAGADFVITGEGKLDGQTSMGKAPLGVAALAQAQGIPVIALAGGVTKEASVLNDLGVTSFHSIITAPMSLEQAMDPIETGYHLRSTTKQLFRLIQAVRADGK